The Neochlamydia sp. S13 genome has a segment encoding these proteins:
- a CDS encoding leucine-rich repeat domain-containing protein gives MLARVYQLNHVPTSTEKVYLSFKQVFTLAKSISPLESKEKTEEKRGLTLANYSSYLLNINRLLLWKKLPGGEEYLSREEIKHLSLEEKGELLRNWIEENCKNITILDLSGVGLTYLPLEICQLSKLQALDLNQNQLTSLPAEIRQLSQLQTLELNQNQLTALPVEIGQLSQLQGLDLSQNQLTSLPTEIGQLTELQTLYLNQNQLTSLPAEIGQLPQLQYLCLNQNQLTALPAEIGRLSQLEALDLNQNHLTSLPAEIGQLSELAWLDLNQNQPCRNRAAV, from the coding sequence ATGTTAGCTAGAGTTTATCAACTCAATCATGTACCTACCTCTACTGAAAAAGTCTATCTATCTTTTAAACAAGTTTTTACCTTAGCTAAATCTATTTCTCCTTTAGAATCTAAAGAGAAAACAGAAGAAAAAAGAGGCTTAACGCTGGCTAATTACTCTTCTTATCTCTTAAATATTAATCGCCTTTTACTTTGGAAAAAACTTCCTGGTGGGGAAGAATACTTGAGCCGAGAAGAAATTAAGCACTTGTCTTTAGAGGAAAAAGGGGAGCTTCTTAGAAATTGGATTGAAGAAAATTGTAAAAACATCACGATTTTAGATTTATCTGGAGTAGGCTTGACTTATTTGCCCCTAGAAATATGCCAGTTATCTAAGCTGCAAGCGCTTGACTTAAACCAAAACCAGCTCACCAGCCTGCCTGCAGAAATCAGGCAGCTGTCTCAGCTGCAAACGCTTGAATTAAATCAAAACCAGCTCACCGCTCTGCCTGTAGAAATCGGGCAATTGTCTCAGCTGCAAGGGCTTGATTTAAGCCAAAACCAGCTCACCAGCCTTCCTACAGAAATCGGGCAGCTGACTGAGCTGCAAACGCTTTACTTAAATCAAAACCAGCTCACCAGCCTGCCTGCAGAAATAGGTCAATTGCCTCAGCTGCAATATCTTTGCTTAAATCAAAACCAACTCACCGCCCTGCCCGCAGAAATCGGGCGGCTGTCTCAGTTGGAAGCGCTTGACTTAAATCAAAACCACCTTACCAGTCTGCCTGCAGAAATTGGGCAGCTGTCTGAGTTGGCATGGCTTGACTTAAATCAAAACCAGCCCTGCAGAAATCGGGCAGCTGTCTGA
- a CDS encoding leucine-rich repeat domain-containing protein has protein sequence MHPISSASIESLPNELLLPILEACAVPSLFSVCKRWHHLLGSEVMPSLYKQIGKVHVSQGDINKQAFILDRIYKLDDRLSEGEKAKAIFKEAFTLAKSLAPAELEFKWKTQEKRCFTLANYASYLLNINRLLLWKKLPGRGEYLNQEKIKYLPLEKQGELLRGWIEENCKNITILDLSGVGLTYLPPEICQVSQLQELNSSQNQLTSLPTEIGQLSELQDLSLNQNQLTSLPVEIGQLSQLQTLELNRNQLTSLPIEIGQLSQLQDLFLNQNQLTSLPIEIGQLSQLQTLDLNQNQLTSLPTEIGQLSRLRVLCLNQNQLTSLPAEIGRLSQLQVLYLNQNQLTALPTEIGQLSQLRTLSLNQNQLTHLPVEIGQLSQLQWLYLNQNQLTSLPIEIGQLSQLQELYLSQNQLTSLPIEIGQLSQLRTLSLNQNQLTHLLAEIGQLSQLQWLYLNQNQLTSLPAEIGQLSQLQWLYLNQNQLTSLPGEIGKMSRLRRLNLNQNQLTNLPAEIGQLSELQWLYLNQNQLTSLPGEIGQLSQLIILKLAENPLKDIAEKIRQRFQL, from the coding sequence ATGCATCCTATCTCTTCGGCATCTATTGAAAGCTTGCCCAATGAATTGCTGCTCCCTATCTTAGAGGCTTGCGCAGTTCCTTCCTTATTTAGCGTCTGTAAAAGATGGCATCATCTGCTGGGTTCTGAAGTGATGCCTTCTCTTTATAAACAGATAGGTAAAGTACATGTTTCCCAAGGGGATATTAACAAGCAGGCTTTTATTTTAGATAGGATTTATAAGCTGGATGATAGGCTTTCTGAAGGAGAAAAAGCTAAGGCAATCTTCAAGGAGGCCTTTACTCTAGCTAAATCCCTTGCTCCTGCGGAGCTAGAATTTAAATGGAAAACCCAGGAAAAAAGGTGTTTTACTCTGGCTAACTATGCCTCTTATCTGCTCAATATTAATCGCCTTTTACTTTGGAAAAAACTTCCTGGTAGAGGGGAATACTTAAATCAAGAAAAAATCAAGTATTTACCTTTAGAAAAACAAGGGGAGCTTCTTAGAGGTTGGATTGAAGAAAATTGTAAAAACATCACGATTTTAGATTTATCTGGAGTAGGCTTGACTTATTTACCCCCAGAAATATGCCAGGTGTCTCAGCTGCAAGAGCTTAATTCAAGCCAAAACCAACTCACCAGTCTGCCTACAGAAATCGGGCAGCTGTCTGAGCTGCAAGATCTTTCCTTAAATCAAAACCAGCTCACCAGCCTTCCTGTAGAAATCGGGCAGCTGTCTCAGCTGCAAACGCTTGAATTAAATCGAAACCAGCTCACCAGCCTGCCTATAGAAATCGGGCAGCTGTCTCAGCTGCAAGATCTTTTCTTAAATCAAAACCAGCTCACCAGCCTGCCTATAGAAATCGGGCAGCTGTCTCAGCTGCAAACGCTTGACTTAAATCAAAACCAGCTCACCAGTCTGCCTACAGAAATCGGGCAGCTGTCTCGATTACGAGTGCTTTGCTTAAATCAAAACCAGCTCACCAGTCTGCCTGCAGAAATCGGGCGGTTGTCTCAGCTGCAAGTACTTTACTTAAATCAAAACCAGCTCACCGCTCTGCCTACAGAAATCGGGCAGCTGTCTCAGCTGCGAACGCTTTCCTTAAATCAAAACCAACTCACCCACCTTCCTGTAGAAATCGGGCAGCTGTCTCAGCTGCAATGGCTTTACTTAAATCAAAACCAGCTCACCAGTCTGCCTATAGAAATCGGGCAGCTGTCTCAACTGCAAGAGCTTTACTTAAGCCAAAACCAGCTCACCAGCCTGCCTATAGAAATCGGGCAGCTGTCTCAGCTGCGAACGCTTTCCTTAAATCAAAACCAACTCACCCACCTTCTTGCAGAAATCGGGCAGCTGTCTCAGCTGCAATGGCTTTACTTAAATCAAAACCAGCTCACCAGTCTGCCTGCAGAAATCGGGCAGCTGTCTCAGCTGCAATGGCTTTACTTAAATCAAAACCAGCTCACCAGCCTGCCTGGAGAAATCGGGAAAATGTCTCGGCTGCGAAGGCTTAACTTAAATCAAAACCAGCTCACCAACCTTCCTGCAGAAATCGGACAATTGTCTGAGCTACAATGGCTTTACTTAAATCAAAACCAGCTCACCAGTCTGCCTGGAGAAATTGGGCAATTGTCTCAGCTTATCATACTTAAATTAGCGGAAAATCCTTTGAAAGATATTGCAGAAAAAATAAGGCAGCGTTTTCAATTGTAG
- a CDS encoding transposase: MRQRGKAKRRIWRKIHLTICPDSHEIILSELTKSNKADDSVASKMIFELPKSVQTAYGDDAYDRQAFCRSSYVRGIDPLVPPRRGRTLSQEADKPWMKKERML, translated from the coding sequence GTGCGCCAGCGTGGCAAAGCCAAACGAAGAATTTGGAGAAAGATTCATCTAACCATTTGCCCAGATTCGCATGAGATTATTTTAAGTGAATTAACGAAGAGCAATAAAGCCGATGATTCAGTGGCGAGCAAAATGATCTTTGAGCTACCAAAGAGTGTACAAACTGCTTATGGAGATGACGCTTATGATAGGCAAGCTTTCTGTCGATCATCTTATGTGCGGGGTATAGATCCTTTGGTACCTCCCAGAAGAGGAAGAACGCTAAGCCAAGAGGCAGACAAGCCCTGGATGAAAAAAGAAAGGATGCTTTAA